In Eubalaena glacialis isolate mEubGla1 chromosome 4, mEubGla1.1.hap2.+ XY, whole genome shotgun sequence, one DNA window encodes the following:
- the LOC133090990 gene encoding protocadherin beta-16, producing the protein MEIGWMHNPRQRQVLVFFVLLSMYGASAELGPYSVVEETERGSFVANVGKDLGLGLTEMSTRGARIISQGNKEHLQLKVQTGDLLINDKLDREKLCGPSEPCILHFQVLMEKPLEIFQAELRVQDINDHSPVFTEREMILKIPENSPIGIAFPLSNALDLDVGSNNVQNYKISPNSHFRVLTRNRSDGRKHPELVLDKELDREEEPEISLTLTALDGGSPPRYGTAQVRIEVVDSNDNAPEFEQSLYKVHIPEDSPVGSLVVTVSASDVDSGVYGKISYTFFQPSEDISKTLEVNAMTGEIRLRKKVDFETVLSYEVDIKATDGGGLSGKCTLLLQVVDVNDNPPEVTVSALTTPIPENSPDIVVAVFSVSDSDSGDNGKTISSIQDDLPFLLKPSGKNFYTLVTQKPLDREERDKYNITITVTDMGTPRLKTEHNITVLVSDVNDNAPAFTQTSYTLSVRENNSPALHIGSVRATDRDAGANAQVTYSLLPPLDAHVPLASLVSINPDNGHLFALRSLDYEALRAFEFRVGAADRGSPALSSQALVRVLVADDNDNAPFVLYPLQNASAPCTELVPRAAEAGYLVTKVVAVDGDSGQNAWLSYQLLKATEPGLFGVWAHNGEVRTARLLSERDAAKHRLVVLVKDNGEPPLSASVTLHVLLVDGFSQPYLPAPEAEAADAAPAAPLTVYLVVALASVSSLFLFSVLVFVAVRLCKRGGAASVGRCSVPEGPFPGHLVDVSGTGTLSQSYQYEVCLTGGSGSNEFKFLKPILPNLPPQCPGKEIEENRTFYNSFGFNIQ; encoded by the coding sequence CCCGGATCATTTCCCAGGGGAACAAAGAGCATTTGCAGCTCAAGGTTCAGACTGGGGATTTGCTCATAAATGACAAACTAGATCGAGAGAAGCTATGCGGTCCGAGTGAGCCTTGCATACTACATTTCCAAGTATTAATGGAAAAACCGTTAGAGATATTTCAGGCAGAACTGAGAGTGCAAGACATAAATGACCATTCCCCCGTGTTcactgaaagagaaatgattCTAAAAATACCGGAAAACAGTCCTATAGGAATTGCATTCCCTCTGAGTAATGCTCTGGACTTGGATGTAGGCAGCAACAATGTTCAGAACTATAAAATCAGCCCCAACTCCCATTTTCGGGTTCTGACCCGAAATCGCAGCGACGGCAGAAAACACCCTGAGCTGGTGTTGGACAAAGAGCTGGATCGGGAGGAGGAGCCTGAAATCTCATTAACCCTGACAGCGCTGGATGGCGGCTCTCCGCCTCGGTATGGAACCGCCCAGGTGCGCATTGAAGTGGTGGACAGTAACGATAACGCCCCTGAGTTTGAGCAGTCGCTCTACAAGGTGCATATTCCCGAAGACAGCCCCGTAGGCTCCCTGGTTGTCACTGTCTCTGCCAGCGATGTAGACAGTGGAGTCTATGGAAAAATATCATACACATTCTTTCAGCCTTCAGAAGATATTAGCAAAACTTTGGAGGTAAATGCTATGACAGGCGAAATTCGACTGAGAAAAAAAGTAGATTTTGAAACAGTTCTGTCTTATGAAGTGGACATCAAGGCCACTGATGGGGGAGGTCTTTCAGGAAAATGCACTCTTCTCCTGCAAGTAGTGGATGTGAATGACAATCCTCCAGAAGTGACAGTGTCTGCACTCACCACTCCCATCCCAGAGAACTCCCCTGACATTGTAGTTGCTGTTTTCAGTGTTTCAGATTCTGACTCTGGGGACAATGGGAAAACTATTTCCTCCATCCAGGAtgaccttccttttcttctaaaaCCTTCAGGCAAGAACTTTTACACCTTAGTAACCCAGAAACCACTAGATAGAGAAGAAAGAGACAAGTACAACATCACCATCACCGTCACAGATATGGGAACCCCCAGGCTGAAAACCGAGCACAACATAACCGTGCTGGTGTCCGACGTCAACGACAACGCCCCCGCCTTCACCCAGACCTCCTACACCCTGTCCGTCCGCGAGAACAACAGCCCCGCCCTGCACATCGGCAGCGTCCGCGCCACAGACAGAGACGCGGGCGCCAACGCCCAGGTCACCTACTCGCTGCTGCCGCCCCTCGACGCGCACGTGCCCCTGGCCTCCCTGGTGTCCATCAACCCGGACAACGGCCACCTGTTCGCCCTGAGGTCCCTGGACTACGAGGCCCTGCGGGCGTTCGAGTTCCGCGTGGGCGCCGCCGACCGCGGCTCGCCCGCGCTCAGCAGCCAGGCGCTGGTGCGCGTGCTCGTGGCGGACGACAACGACAACGCGCCCTTCGTGCTGTACCCGCTGCAGAACGCCTCGGCGCCCTGCACCGAGCTGGTGCCCAGGGCGGCCGAGGCGGGCTACCTGGTGACCAAGGTGGTGGCGGTGGACGGCGACTCGGGCCAGAACGCCTGGCTCTCGTACCAGCTGCTCAAGGCCACGGAGCCTGGGCTGTTCGGCGTGTGGGCGCACAACGGCGAGGTGCGCACAGCCCGGCTGCTGAGCGAGCGCGACGCGGCCAAGCACAGGCTGGTGGTGCTCGTCAAGGACAACGGCGAGCCGCCGCTGTCGGCCAGCGTCACGCTGCACGTGCTGCTGGTGGACGGCTTCTCGCAGCCCTACCTGCCGGCCCCGGAAGCGGAAGCGGCGGACGCGGCGCCGGCCGCCCCGCTCACCGTCTACCTGGTGGTCGCCTTGGCGTCGGTGTCGTCGCTCTTCCTCTTCTCGGTGCTGGTGTTCGTCGCGGTGCGGCTGTGCAAGAGGGGCGGGGCGGCCTCGGTGGGTCGCTGCTCGGTGCCCGAGGGCCCCTTTCCGGGCCACCTGGTGGACGTCAGCGGCACGGGGACCCTGTCCCAGAGCTACCAGTACGAGGTGTGTCTGACGGGAGGCTCTGGGAGTAATGAGTTCAAATTCTTGAAGCCGATTCTCCCCAACCTCCCGCCCCAATGCCCTGGGAAAGAAATAGAGGAAAATCGTACCTTCTACAATAGCTTTGGGTTCAATATTCAGTGA
- the LOC133090021 gene encoding protocadherin beta-14, whose protein sequence is MEIGGAFVLRKRQVLIIFVLLGLSQAGPESVRYSVAEETEIGSFVANLARDLGLGVEELSSREARVVCDDNEKHLHLDLLTGDLLVNEKLDREELCDSTEPCVLHFQMVLENPLQFFRAELHIKDINDHSPTFLDKEIVIKISESTIIGTTFLMESAQDLDVGSNNLQNYTVSPNSHLYIKIQDSGDGKIYPELVLHRALDHEEEPELRLTLTALDGGSPPRSGTTLVLIKVLDINDNAPEFPQRLYEVQVLEDTPVGSWIITISAKDVDAGHYGKISYTFFHASEDIRKTFEINPLSGEVHLRSHLDFEAIQSYIINIQATDGGGLSEECTLLVKVIDINDNPPEVTMSSITKIIPESASETLVALFSVRDQDAGENGRVVCSIQDDLPFFLKRTFKNFFTLVAEKALDREERAEYNITITVTDMGTPRLKTEHNITVLVSDVNDNAPAFTQTSYTLSVRENNSPALHIGSVRATDRDAGANAQVTYSLLPPLDPHVPLASLVSINPDNGHLFALRSLDYEALRAFEFRVGAADRGSPALSSQALVRVLVADDNDNAPFVLYPLQNASAPCTELVPRAAEAGYLVTKVVAVDGDSGQNAWLSYQLLKATEPGLFGVWAHNGEVRTARLLSERDAAKHRLVVLVKDNGEPPLSASVTLHVLLVDGFSQPYLPAPEAEAADAAPAAPLTVYLVVSLASVSSLFLFSVLVFVAVRLCRRSGAASEGRCSVPEGPFPGHLVDVSGTGTLSQSYQYEVCLMGGTGTNEFKFLKPIIPNLPVQDTGRHIGENENFRNSFGFNIQ, encoded by the coding sequence ATGGAGATCGGAGGGGCATTCGTTCTGCGGAAAAGGCAAGTTCTGATTATCTTTGTTTTACTGGGATTGTCTCAGGCAGGTCCTGAGTCTGTGCGCTATTCTGTGGCAGAGGAAACAGAAATTGGCTCTTTTGTGGCCAATCTGGCAAGGGATCTGGGGCTTGGGGTGGAGGAGCTCTCTTCGCGGGAGGCGCGGGTAGTGTGTGATGATAATGAAAAGCATTTGCACCTCGATTTGCTGACCGGGGATTTGCTAGTAAATGAGAAACTGGACCGGGAAGAGCTGTGTGACTCCACGGAGCCCTGTGTGCTGCATTTTCAGATGGTACTGGAAAACCCTTTACAGTTTTTTCGGGCTGAGCTGCATATCAAAGATATAAATGACCACTCCCCTACATTTCTTGACAaggaaatagttattaaaatatcaGAGAGTACCATTATTGGAACCACATTCCTAATGGAGAGTGCCCAAGATTTGGATGTAGGAAGCAACAATCTCCAAAACTACACAGTTAGCCCGAATTCTCACTTGTACATTAAAATTCAAGACAGTGgtgatggaaagatataccctgAACTGGTCCTGCACAGAGCGTTGGACCATGAGGAGGAGCCTGAGCTCAGATTAACACTCACAGCACTGGATGGTGGATCCCCGCCCAGGTCTGGGACAACTTTGGTCCTCATCAAGGTCTTGGACATCAATGACAATGCCCCAGAGTTTCCTCAGAGGCTCTATGAGGTGCAGGTCCTGGAGGACACACCTGTTGGCTCTTGGATTATCACCATCTCTGCTAAGGATGTGGATGCAGGACACTATGGGAAAATATCTTACACATTTTTTCATGCATCAGAAGATATTCGTAAAACATTTGAAATCAATCCACTATCTGGGGAAGTTCATTTGCGATCACACTTGGATTTTGAAGCAATACAGTCATACATTATAAATATTCAGGCAACAGATGGTGGGGGTCTTTCGGAAGAATGCACTCTTCTGGTTAAAGTAATAGATATAAATGACAATCCACCAGAAGTGACCATGTCATCAATTACAAAGATAATTCCAGAGAGCGCCTCAGAGACCCTTGTGGCTCTTTTTAGTGTCCGAGACCAAGACGCTGGGGAAAATGGGAGGGTCGTTTGCTCTATTCAAGATGACCTCCCATTTTTTCTGAAACGGACCTTCAAGAACTTTTTCACtctagttgcagaaaaagcactgGACAGAGAGGAAAGAGCCGAGTACAACATCACCATCACCGTCACTGACATGGGAACCCCCAGGCTGAAAACCGAGCACAACATAACCGTGCTGGTGTCCGACGTCAACGACAACGCCCCCGCCTTCACCCAGACCTCCTACACCCTGTCCGTCCGCGAGAACAACAGCCCCGCCCTGCACATCGGCAGCGTCCGCGCCACAGACAGAGACGCGGGCGCCAACGCCCAGGTCACCTACTCGCTGCTGCCGCCCCTCGACCCGCACGTGCCCCTGGCCTCCCTGGTGTCCATCAACCCGGACAACGGCCACCTGTTCGCCCTGAGGTCCCTGGACTACGAGGCCCTGCGGGCGTTCGAGTTCCGCGTGGGCGCCGCCGACCGCGGCTCGCCCGCGCTCAGCAGCCAGGCGCTGGTGCGCGTGCTCGTGGCGGACGACAACGACAACGCGCCCTTCGTGCTGTACCCGCTGCAGAACGCCTCGGCGCCCTGCACCGAGCTGGTGCCCAGGGCGGCCGAGGCGGGCTACCTGGTGACCAAGGTGGTGGCGGTGGACGGCGACTCGGGCCAGAACGCCTGGCTCTCGTACCAGCTGCTCAAGGCCACGGAGCCCGGGCTGTTCGGCGTGTGGGCGCACAACGGCGAGGTGCGCACGGCCCGGCTGCTGAGCGAGCGCGACGCGGCCAAGCACAGGCTGGTGGTGCTGGTCAAGGACAACGGCGAGCCGCCGCTGTCGGCCAGCGTCACGCTGCACGTGCTGCTGGTGGACGGCTTCTCGCAGCCCTACCTGCCGGCCCCGGAAGCGGAAGCGGCGGACGCGGCGCCGGCCGCCCCTCTCACCGTCTACCTGGTGGTCTCCTTGGCGTCGGTGTCGTCGCTCTTCCTTTTCTCGGTGCTGGTGTTCGTCGCGGTGCGGCTGTGCAGGCGGAGCGGGGCGGCCTCGGAGGGTCGCTGCTCGGTGCCCGAGGGCCCCTTTCCGGGCCACCTGGTGGACGTCAGCGGCACGGGGACCCTGTCCCAGAGCTACCAGTACGAGGTGTGTCTCATGGGAGGTACTGGGACGAATGAGTTTAAATTTCTGAAGCCGATTATCCCTAATCTTCCAGTCCAAGACACCGGTAGGCATATAGGGGAAAATGAGAACTTTAGGAATAGCTTTGGATTCaacattcaataa
- the LOC133090022 gene encoding protocadherin beta-18-like — MEPGEGSPQQIRQALLFFVFLGGSLVCSETWRYSVAEETEIGSFIGNVVKDIGLGVEDLAARGARVIFDDYKPYLQLDRQTGNLILNEKLDREALCDLTEPCILNFQVLFENPLQFFRAELRVKDINDHTPTFLDKHILLKISESTTPGTSFQMDSAQDLDVGKNAVQNYTLSPNPHFHLKLQDSEEGRKYPELLLDQPLDREKEPELRLTLTALDGGSPPRSATALVRVLVSDINDNAPEFERSLYEVLVPENSPLDSFVVKVSATDLDAGLNGELSYSFSHVSRDIRKTFEIHPISGEVRLKALLDFELIKSYTINIQAIDGGSLSGKSAILVSVVDVNDNPPEIVITSLTSPIPENSSPEMVVAVFSLRDQDSGDNGRMVSSIQDNLPFLLKPTFKNFYTLVTESPLDREKRAEYNITITVTDMGTPRLKTEHNITVLVSDVNDNAPAFTQTSYTLSVRENNSPALHIGSVRATDRDAGANALVTYSLLPPLDPHVPLASLVSINPDNGHLFALRSLDYEALRAFEFRVGAADRGSPALSSQALVRVLVADDNDNAPFVLYPLQNASAPCTELVPRAAEAGYLVTKVVAVDGDSGQNAWLSYQLLKATEPGLFGVWAHNGEVRTARLLSERDAAKHRLVVLVKDNGEPPLSASVTLHVLLVDGFSQPYLPAPEAEAADAAPAAPLTVYLVVALASVSSLFLFSVLVFVAVRLCRRGGAASEGRCSVPEGPFPGHLVDVSGTGTLSQSYQYEVCLKGGSGTSEFEFLKSVASNHQESVNDVEENSNFINGFGFN; from the coding sequence ATGGAGCCGGGAGAAGGAAGCCCTCAGCAGATAAGGCAAGcgctgcttttctttgttttcctgggAGGGTCTTTGGTGTGTTCAGAGACCTGGCGCTATTCTGTGGCAGAGGAAACGGAGATCGGCTCTTTTATAGGCAACGTGGTGAAAGACATAGGTTTGGGCGTGGAAGACCTGGCTGCGCGGGGGGCCAGAGTCATCTTTGATGACTATAAACCATACTTGCAGTTGGATCGGCAGACTGGCAACTTGATCTTAAATGAGAAACTGGACCGGGAGGCGCTTTGCGATCTCACCGAGCCATGCATATTAAATTTCCAGGTATTATTTGAAaatcctttgcaattttttcGAGCTGAGCTTAGGGTCAAAGACATAAATGATCACACGCCCACGTTTCTAGACAAACATATACTTCTGAAAATCTCAGAAAGTACTACTCCAGGAACGTCATTCCAAATGGATAGCGCTCAGGACTTGGATGTAGGAAAGAATGCTGTTCAAAACTACACATTAAGCCCCAATCCTCATTTCCACCTTAAACTGCAAGACAGTGAGGAGGGTAGAAAATACCCAGAGCTGTTGCTGGACCAACCTCTGGATCGAGAAAAGGAGCCTGAACTTAGATTAACACTAACAGCCCTGGATGGTGGGTCTCCGCCCAGGTCTGCAACTGCACTGGTGCGTGTGTTGGTCTCAGATATCAATGACAATGCCCCAGAGTTTGAGAGGTCCCTCTATGAGGTTTTAGTACCAGAAAACAGCCCTCTGGACTCCTTCGTCGTCAAGGTGTCTGCTACGGATTTAGATGCAGGACTTAATGGAGAACTATCTTATTCATTTTCCCACGTCTCCAGAGACATACGGAAAACATTTGAAATCCATCCCATTTCTGGCGAAGTCCGTTTAAAAGCACTTCTGGATTTCGAGTTAATTAAGTCTTATACAATAAATATTCAGGCCATTGACGGTGGGAGCCTTTCAGGAAAATCAGCAATTTTAGTTAGTGTTGTAGATGTGAATGACAACCCACCAGAAATAGTCATAACATCTCTTACCAGCCCCATACCGGAAAATTCGTCACCTGAAATGGTAGTCGCTGTTTTTAGCCTACGAGACCAAGACTCTGGGGACAACGGGAGGATGGTTAGCTCAATTCAGGACAATCTCCCCTTTCTCTTGAAGCCTACCTTCAAAAATTTCTACACCCTGGTAACAGAGAGCCCTCTGGACAGAGAGAAAAGAGCCGAGTACAACATCACCATCACCGTCACAGATATGGGAACCCCCAGGCTGAAAACCGAGCACAACATAACCGTGCTGGTGTCCGACGTCAACGACAACGCCCCCGCCTTCACCCAGACCTCCTACACCCTGTCCGTCCGCGAGAACAACAGCCCCGCCCTGCACATCGGCAGCGTCCGCGCCACAGACAGAGACGCGGGCGCCAACGCCCTGGTCACCTACTCGCTGCTGCCGCCCCTCGACCCGCACGTGCCCCTGGCCTCCCTGGTGTCCATCAACCCGGACAACGGCCACCTGTTCGCCCTGAGGTCCCTGGACTACGAGGCCCTGCGGGCGTTCGAGTTCCGCGTGGGCGCCGCCGACCGCGGCTCGCCCGCGCTCAGCAGCCAGGCGCTGGTGCGCGTGCTCGTGGCGGACGACAACGACAACGCGCCCTTCGTGCTGTACCCGCTGCAGAACGCCTCGGCGCCCTGCACCGAGCTGGTGCCCAGGGCGGCCGAGGCGGGCTACCTGGTGACCAAGGTGGTGGCGGTGGACGGCGACTCGGGCCAGAACGCCTGGCTCTCGTACCAGCTGCTCAAGGCCACGGAGCCCGGGCTGTTCGGCGTGTGGGCGCACAACGGCGAGGTGCGCACCGCCCGGCTCCTGAGCGAGCGCGACGCGGCCAAGCACAGGCTGGTGGTGCTCGTCAAGGACAACGGCGAGCCGCCGCTGTCGGCCAGCGTCACGCTGCACGTGCTGCTGGTGGACGGCTTCTCGCAGCCCTACCTGCCGGCCCCGGAAGCGGAAGCGGCGGACGCGGCGCCGGCCGCCCCTCTCACCGTCTACCTGGTGGTCGCCTTGGCGTCGGTGTCGTCGCTCTTCCTCTTCTCGGTGCTGGTGTTCGTCGCGGTGCGGCTGTGCAGGAGGGGGGGGGCGGCCTCGGAGGGTCGCTGCTCGGTGCCCGAGGGCCCCTTTCCGGGCCACCTGGTGGACGTCAGCGGCACGGGGACCCTGTCCCAGAGCTACCAGTACGAGGTGTGTCTGAAGGGGGGCTCTGGGACCAGCGAGTTCGAGTTTCTTAAGTCTGTTGCCTCCAATCATCAGGAGTCTGTAAATGATGTAGAGGAAAACTCAAACTTTATAAATGGTTTTGGATTCAATtag
- the LOC133090023 gene encoding protocadherin beta-15-like, whose translation MEAGGERFPKQRQVLILFLLLGVALAGWESRRYFVMEETESGSFVANLAEDLGLGVGELAAREARVVSEDNEPWLQLDLQTGELILSEKLDREEMCGPTDPCVMHFQVLLKKPLGVFRAELLVRDINDHSPEFPEKEMTLKILETSPPGTVFPLKTAQDLDVGNNNIQNYSISHNSYFHVSTRNWGDGRKYPELVLDKELDREEQAELRLTLTALDGGSPPRSGTAQVRILVLDVNDNAPEFAQTHYQVQVPENSPVGTLVVKVSARDLDTGTNGEISYSLFYSSQEISTTFELSSISGEVRLIKKLDFETISSYELYIDASDGGGLSGKCSVSIEVMDVNDNSPELTISSLTSPIPENSPETEVALFRIRDRDSGDNGRMTCSIQDDLPFLLKPSAENFYTLVTNGALDRESKAQYNITITVTDMGTPRLKTEHNITVLVSDVNDNAPAFTQTSYTLSVRENNSPALHIGSVRATDRDAGANAQVTYSLLPPLDAHVPLASLVSINPDNGHLFALRSLDYEALRAFEFRVGAADRGSPALSSQALVRVLVADDNDNAPFVLYPLQNASAPCTELVPRAAEAGYLVTKVVAVDGDSGQNAWLSYQLLKATEPGLFGVWAHNGEVRTARLLSERDAAKHRLVVLVKDNGEPPLSASVTLHVLLVDGFSQPYLPAPEAEAADAAPAAPLTVYLVVALASVSSLFLFSVLVFVAVRLCRRGGAASVGRCSVPEGPFPGHLVDVSGTGTLSQSYQYEVCLTGGSGSNEFKFLKPVFHNILESDLGRKSEGSSTFQNS comes from the coding sequence ATGGAGGCCGGAGGGGAGCGCTTTCCTAAACAAAGGCAAGTCCTGATTCTCTTTCTCTTGCTGGGAGTGGCTCTGGCAGGCTGGGAATCCCGTCGCTATTTCGTGATGGAGGAAACTGAGAGCGGCTCCTTTGTGGCCAATCTTGCTGAGGacctggggctgggagtgggggagcTAGCTGCGCGAGAAGCCCGGGTGGTCTCCGAGGACAACGAACCCTGGTTGCAGCTTGATCTACAGACTGGGGAGTTGATATTAAGTGAGAAACTGGACCGGGAGGAGATGTGCGGCCCCACAGATCCATGTGTAATGCATTTCCAAGTGTTACTGAAAAAGCCACTGGGAGTATTTCGAGCTGAGCTACTGGTGAGAGACATAAACGATCATTCTCCTGAGtttcctgaaaaagaaatgacgCTGAAAATCCTAGAGACTAGCCCTCCTGGGACCGTGTTTCCTCTGAAAACAGCTCAGGATTTGGACGTGGGCAACAACAACATCCAAAACTACAGTATCAGTCACAACTCTTACTTCCATGTTTCCACCCGCAACTGGGGGGACGGCAGGAAATACCCAGAGCTGGTGCTGGACAAAGAGCTGGATCGCGAAGAGCAGGCCGAGCTCAGATTAACCCTCACAGCGCTGGATGGCGGCTCTCCGCCCAGGTCTGGCACCGCCCAGGTCCGAATCTTGGTCTTGGACGTTAATGACAACGCCCCTGAGTTTGCACAGACGCACTACCAGGTGCAGGTCCCAGAGAACAGCCCTGTAGGCACCCTAGTTGTCAAGGTCTCAGCTAGGGATTTGGACACTGGAACAAACGGAGAAATATCATATTCCCTTTTTTATAGTTCTCAAGAGATAAGCACAACTTTTGAACTAAGCAGCATTTCAGGAGAAGTTCGACTAATTAAAAAACTAGATTTTGAGACAATATCCTCATATGAGCTGTATATAGATGCGTCTGATGGTGGGGGACTTTCTGGAAAATGCTCTGTCTCCattgaggtgatggatgttaacgaTAACTCCCCAGAACTAACTATTTCATCACTTACCAGCCCCATTCCTGAAAATTCCCCCGAGACAGAAGTGGCCCTGTTTAGGATTCGAGACCGAGACTCAGGGGACAACGGAAGGATGACTTGCTCCATCCAGGATGATCTCCCCTTCCTCCTGAAACCATCTGCAGAGAATTTCTACACCCTAGTAACAAATGGGGCGCTGGACAGAGAGAGTAAAGCCCAATATAATATCACCATCACCGTCACAGATATGGGAACCCCCAGGCTGAAAACCGAGCACAACATAACCGTGCTGGTGTCCGACGTCAACGACAACGCCCCCGCCTTCACCCAGACCTCCTACACCCTGTCCGTCCGCGAGAACAACAGCCCCGCCCTGCACATCGGCAGCGTCCGCGCCACAGACAGAGACGCGGGCGCCAACGCCCAGGTCACCTACTCGCTGCTGCCGCCCCTCGACGCGCACGTGCCCCTGGCCTCCCTGGTGTCCATCAACCCGGACAACGGCCACCTGTTCGCCCTGAGGTCCCTGGACTACGAGGCCCTGCGGGCGTTCGAGTTCCGCGTGGGCGCCGCCGACCGCGGCTCGCCCGCGCTCAGCAGCCAGGCGCTGGTGCGCGTGCTCGTGGCGGACGACAACGACAACGCGCCCTTCGTGCTGTACCCGCTGCAGAACGCCTCGGCGCCCTGCACCGAGCTGGTGCCCAGGGCGGCCGAGGCGGGCTACCTGGTGACCAAGGTGGTGGCGGTGGACGGCGACTCGGGCCAGAACGCCTGGCTCTCGTACCAGCTGCTCAAGGCCACGGAGCCCGGGCTGTTCGGCGTGTGGGCGCACAACGGCGAGGTGCGCACTGCCCGGCTGCTGAGCGAGCGCGACGCGGCCAAGCACAGGCTGGTGGTGCTCGTCAAGGACAACGGCGAGCCGCCGCTGTCGGCCAGCGTCACGCTGCACGTGCTGCTGGTGGACGGCTTCTCGCAGCCCTACCTGCCGGCCCCGGAAGCGGAAGCGGCGGACGCGGCGCCGGCCGCCCCGCTCACCGTCTACCTGGTGGTCGCCTTGGCGTCAGTGTCGTCGCTCTTCCTCTTCTCGGTGCTGGTGTTCGTCGCGGTGCGGCTGTgcaggaggggcggggcggcCTCGGTGGGCCGCTGCTCGGTGCCCGAGGGCCCCTTTCCGGGCCACCTGGTGGACGTCAGCGGCACGGGGACCCTGTCCCAGAGCTACCAGTACGAGGTGTGTCTGACGGGAGGCTCCGGGAGTAATGAGTTCAAATTCTTGAAGCCTGTCTTCCACAATATTCTAGAATCGGACCTTGGGAGGAAGTCAGAAGGAAGTTCAACCTTCCAGAATAGTTAG